Part of the Sulfitobacter donghicola DSW-25 = KCTC 12864 = JCM 14565 genome, CTATGATCATCTTGTGGGGCAAGGCAGGAAGGGAGAGTGATTGCATCCCAGATGTGGAAAGCGCCGCCCAGATCATTGCTGGGCCATCCAGTAAGCCACTGGCAAGCGATAAGGCCGTTTCACTGCCTTCAGTGATAACCAATGGCCCAGCACCATCCGTTAGCCTCACAGCGCCCCCTTTGCAGGTGCCTAGCATTGCCTTGTTCGGTGCAAGATCTGCCTTTGTGCCGCTCGCATCCAGATAGGTGCGATGCACGGCAAACGCTTCGGCCCCTTCGATCTTTGCCACCATTGCAGGAAGGCGCTGGGCGCTGTGGTGCCAGCACGCAGGATTGAACCGCAAAGTTGAGGGTAGGGCGCAAGTAATGCCCCGCCGCCGCAAGTACGTTTCCGCCAAAGTGCCAGCAATCGGCTGTGCGCTGTCCCAGATCCCCCGCGCTTGGTTGGCGCGTTGGACCAGCTTGGCTTTTTCCTGCCTGCGCCTTGTTGCCAGCTCAGCTGGATCAGGCGGGGTGTAGGTGCTGTGCCCTTCAATTAGCCCCATGCCTTTGAGTGCATCCACAATGTCCGAGAACTCACAGCCAGCGTGGCAATATGCCAAAAGGTGCCCCTGTGAGCCGTCAGAGATGCTTAGAGCGGGGGTATTAGTGTTGTGGTGCGCTGGACAATAGGCGAGGCCGTAGCCCCCATGCCAGCGCCCCTTGAGGGCGGTTGTGATCTGCTTTGCATCGCTCATTGTGCCGCCCCCATGATC contains:
- a CDS encoding DUF7146 domain-containing protein, producing the protein MSDAKQITTALKGRWHGGYGLAYCPAHHNTNTPALSISDGSQGHLLAYCHAGCEFSDIVDALKGMGLIEGHSTYTPPDPAELATRRRQEKAKLVQRANQARGIWDSAQPIAGTLAETYLRRRGITCALPSTLRFNPACWHHSAQRLPAMVAKIEGAEAFAVHRTYLDASGTKADLAPNKAMLGTCKGGAVRLTDGAGPLVITEGSETALSLASGLLDGPAMIWAALSTSGMQSLSLPALPHKMIIASDSDDNGAGLKAAQALAHRASALGWDVSLLPAPRGQDWNDYLNMKGGAA